The Watersipora subatra chromosome 1, tzWatSuba1.1, whole genome shotgun sequence genome has a window encoding:
- the LOC137408372 gene encoding uncharacterized protein isoform X1, which translates to MPVGNLQEFKPDVEDWSTYKTRLTSWMVINDITAADKKKASLIAVLGGEAVQLLINLCSPDRLDDQSFAQCVTLLDGHYGRRNEVAEAYVFDTRTQSATESIPEFVLALKRLSTHCNFGPSDQLKQKLRNRLVAGVRSDAIRQALIREGPTLTWDAAVTLASQMDDYQSSAMAQQSNNPTAEIKTTQSGRKGPAAQRFQVPQNSAPGLGPPATKAKYLTSKCWRCGKSNHSADQCRFRDATCHNCGRLGHIKPMCTRKRAQTNSTQANAAHAADHVEAEQMCSDFDNVSLAQTLRAANSHNSNPYCVTVSVNGVDLVMEIDTGATVSLIPYDVYQKHFSNAKLTPSGMQFCSFTGDMVMSEGKFLVSVKHFGRARQLWLHVLRASRFTLLGRDWLKELPIDWQSIKLVSSPTI; encoded by the exons ATGCCTGTTGGAAATTTGCAAGAATTTAAACCCGATGTTGAGGACTGGTCTACCTATAAAACGAGGCTTACCTCTTGGATGGTTATAAACGATATAACGGCGGCTGATAAGAAGAAGGCGTCTTTGATTGCTGTACTGGGCGGTGAGGCGGTACAGCTGCTGATCAACCTTTGTTCACCTGATCGTCTTGATGATCAGTCGTTTGCCCAGTGTGTGACTTTGCTTGATGGACATTATGGTCGTAGAAACGAGGTAGCCGAGGCCTATGTTTTCGACACTCGTACACAGTCTGCTACTGAGTCAATCCCGGAGTTTGTTTTGGCGTTGAAGAGGCTCTCAACGCACTGTAACTTTGGCCCGTCTGACCAACTGAAGCAGAAGTTGCGAAATAGGCTTGTGGCAGGGGTGAGGTCTGACGCTATTCGTCAAGCCCTAATCAGAGAGGGGCCAACTTTGACATGGGATGCGGCAGTCACTTTGGCCTCACAGATGGATGACTACCAGTCAAGCGCAATGGCTCAGCAGTCCAACAACCCTACGGCAGAAATCAAGACAACTCAGTCTGGCAGGAAAGGTCCAGCTGCTCAGAGGTTCCAGGTCCCCCAAAATTCAGCCCCTGGCCTGGGACCACCAGCAACCAAAGCTAAGTATCTTACTTCAAAATGTTGGAGATGTGGAAAATCCAATCATTCAGCTGACCAATGCAGGTTTCGAGATGCTACTTGCCACAACTGTGGTCGACTCGGCCATATTAAGCCTATGTGCACCAGGAAACGAGCTCAAACCAATTCAACTCAAGCTAATGCTGCTCATGCTGCTGACCATGTCGAAGCTGAGCAAATGTGTTCTGATTTTGACAATGTTTCACTTGCACAAACCCTAAGAGCAGCAAATTCTCATAATTCTAATCCTTATTGTGTTACTGTATCTGTGAACGGTGTCGATCTTGTCATGGAAATTGACACTGGTGCAACTGTTTCTTTGATCCCTTATGATGTgtaccaaaaacatttttctaatGCTAAGCTTACTCCATCTGGTATGCAATTCTGTAGTTTCACTGGAGATATGGTGATGAGTGAGGGAAAATTCTTGGTGTCTGTCAAGCATTTTGGCCGGGCTAGACAGCTGTGGCTGCATGTGCTGAGGGCGTCCCGCTTCACGCTGTTGGGAAGGGATTGGCTTAAGGAGTTACCCATTGACTGGCAATCGATCAAACTGGTAAGTTCACCG ACAATCTAA
- the LOC137408372 gene encoding uncharacterized protein isoform X2, translating into MPVGNLQEFKPDVEDWSTYKTRLTSWMVINDITAADKKKASLIAVLGGEAVQLLINLCSPDRLDDQSFAQCVTLLDGHYGRRNEVAEAYVFDTRTQSATESIPEFVLALKRLSTHCNFGPSDQLKQKLRNRLVAGVRSDAIRQALIREGPTLTWDAAVTLASQMDDYQSSAMAQQSNNPTAEIKTTQSGRKGPAAQRFQVPQNSAPGLGPPATKAKYLTSKCWRCGKSNHSADQCRFRDATCHNCGRLGHIKPMCTRKRAQTNSTQANAAHAADHVEAEQMCSDFDNVSLAQTLRAANSHNSNPYCVTVSVNGVDLVMEIDTGATVSLIPYDVYQKHFSNAKLTPSGMQFCSFTGDMVMSEGKFLVSVKHFGRARQLWLHVLRASRFTLLGRDWLKELPIDWQSIKLTI; encoded by the exons ATGCCTGTTGGAAATTTGCAAGAATTTAAACCCGATGTTGAGGACTGGTCTACCTATAAAACGAGGCTTACCTCTTGGATGGTTATAAACGATATAACGGCGGCTGATAAGAAGAAGGCGTCTTTGATTGCTGTACTGGGCGGTGAGGCGGTACAGCTGCTGATCAACCTTTGTTCACCTGATCGTCTTGATGATCAGTCGTTTGCCCAGTGTGTGACTTTGCTTGATGGACATTATGGTCGTAGAAACGAGGTAGCCGAGGCCTATGTTTTCGACACTCGTACACAGTCTGCTACTGAGTCAATCCCGGAGTTTGTTTTGGCGTTGAAGAGGCTCTCAACGCACTGTAACTTTGGCCCGTCTGACCAACTGAAGCAGAAGTTGCGAAATAGGCTTGTGGCAGGGGTGAGGTCTGACGCTATTCGTCAAGCCCTAATCAGAGAGGGGCCAACTTTGACATGGGATGCGGCAGTCACTTTGGCCTCACAGATGGATGACTACCAGTCAAGCGCAATGGCTCAGCAGTCCAACAACCCTACGGCAGAAATCAAGACAACTCAGTCTGGCAGGAAAGGTCCAGCTGCTCAGAGGTTCCAGGTCCCCCAAAATTCAGCCCCTGGCCTGGGACCACCAGCAACCAAAGCTAAGTATCTTACTTCAAAATGTTGGAGATGTGGAAAATCCAATCATTCAGCTGACCAATGCAGGTTTCGAGATGCTACTTGCCACAACTGTGGTCGACTCGGCCATATTAAGCCTATGTGCACCAGGAAACGAGCTCAAACCAATTCAACTCAAGCTAATGCTGCTCATGCTGCTGACCATGTCGAAGCTGAGCAAATGTGTTCTGATTTTGACAATGTTTCACTTGCACAAACCCTAAGAGCAGCAAATTCTCATAATTCTAATCCTTATTGTGTTACTGTATCTGTGAACGGTGTCGATCTTGTCATGGAAATTGACACTGGTGCAACTGTTTCTTTGATCCCTTATGATGTgtaccaaaaacatttttctaatGCTAAGCTTACTCCATCTGGTATGCAATTCTGTAGTTTCACTGGAGATATGGTGATGAGTGAGGGAAAATTCTTGGTGTCTGTCAAGCATTTTGGCCGGGCTAGACAGCTGTGGCTGCATGTGCTGAGGGCGTCCCGCTTCACGCTGTTGGGAAGGGATTGGCTTAAGGAGTTACCCATTGACTGGCAATCGATCAAACTG ACAATCTAA